The genomic region GGCCGCTTGATGTGGAAAAAGACCCATTCTGACCTCCTAAAGATGGAGAGGAAATccttggtccagaagtaccataTTTAAGTGCAATTGGTGCACTAATGTTTCTTGCTAGCCATACACGACCTGATATATCATTTTCTGTAAATTTATTGGCAAGATATAGTTCATGTCCAACAAAGAGGCATTGGAATGGGGTAAAACAAATATTTAGATACCTTCAAGGTACAAAAGATATGGGTTTGTATTTTACAAATCAATCGAAAACAGGTTTGGTTGGTTTTGCAGATGCAGGGTATTTGTCTGATCCTCACACTGGGCGATCTCAAATTGGATATTTATTTACAAGTGGAGGTACTGCAATTTCATGGCGTTCGGTAAAGCAAACAATCACGGCCACATCATCTAATCATGCAGAAATATTGGCGATACATGAAGCTAGCCGAGAATGTATTTGGTTAAGAACTGTAATACAAAACATTCGTGGATCTTGTGGTATTTCTTCGGAAGATGAGGGACCGGCAATCTTACATGAAGACAACGCAGCATGCATTGCTCAACTAAAGGAAGGATACATCAAAGGTGATAGAACAAAGCACATTTTGCCAAAGTTCTTTTTTACACATGATCTACAAAAGAATGGAGATATTATTGTCCAACAAATTCGTTCCAGCGAAAATTTGGCAGACTTGTTCACTAAATCACTTCCAACCTCAACATTCAAGAAGTTAGTTCATGGGATCGGGATGCGTCGACTCAAGGAGCTTAAGGATCATCATCAGGGGGAGATAATACGCACTGCAGTCTTTTTCCCTTAGTCaaggttttgtcccattgggttttcctggcaaggtttttaatgaggcagcatCAAGCGTATTAAGTTGATAATCAGGGGGAGTATTATAAAGAATTATATTTAGATTATCAACTCCTAATATAAACCAACTTGTTCTCCAAGTTTATTCCCTCTATAAATAGTCCATGTATTCTATTGAAAAGAACATACCATTAATATTAAACATCTCTTTCTCTCCCAATTATCTCTTCTCATCTTCTTGCTATTAGGCTTGTTCATAAAAAAAGGGTGAATTTCATATATACCTCTACATATATTGAAAATATCATACATGCCCAACCAAAAGTAATAATATCATATATGCACTTACAAACTAGTAAAATATGGAGTTTACTTATTTCATCACAAACTAGAATTATTATGTTTGTTAATGAGTTAAATATTGGAGGTATTATTCCTTTTTCTTCTATTAGGAAGAAAGTTCGAAGTGGTAATAACACATGTTTTTGGAGTGACATTTGACTGGACAATTCGACTATGTGTGTTCAAGGCTTCCTGGATTGTTTAATCTATAAACTAACAAAAAAAATGTTTGATCAAGGATACAATTGATAATTTGGTTTGGAAATGGGATTGAAGACTTAGGGAGAGGGGGGTTAGAAGATAGTAAATTAAAGGAGTAAGAATCGCCTCTTCTTTTGTGGATTTGGTTTGGTAGAGACAGATGATCAATGAATTTGGGATTTGGAGTGTGATGATTTTTTCACCATTAAGGCCTATATGAATTACATGGATCAGGTTTTTCTTCCGGATGGCCCTCATTaactttaatttcttttatttaccCTTAGACAATAGTtatctcaaaatattatacttaacTCACGATTTTAACATGTTAATGTTTATACCCTGATGCGATTTCCGTTATATTGTTAATGTTTATACCCTGATGCGATTTCCGTTATATCATGATGCTCTACACGAATGCGATCTTGACACCCTACAATGAAGGAACGGTGGGTTACTGATATGAGGGTAGTTGGCTTGGTTTTAACATATATATAAGTATGTGATTTGAAGTGTTTATTCATTGTTTACTTTGAGAACGGTTTGATTTGCATGTACCTAGAGCTTAAAGTTGAGAGCTAAACGAGAATTTGGAAGCACGTAGAAGGTGCTAGAATAAATGATATTAACAAATAGAGGAAAACTCAATAGGCACGTAAATTGCGCACCTATGGACATAATTTACGTCCTCGTCATAAAACGGGACAACAAGATAGGACGTAAATcaggaagaaaaagggaattgttCGGGGGGACATAAATTATGCCTTCTGGGGCGTAATTCGGTTACGCAAGTTTAAGGGTTGGCCCACCTATTTGAAACAAAACCCTAGGTTTTTTTACTTATTTCAATTCCCATCAGTTTTTAGGCATCCCAAGGGAAATTTTGAGGCATTCCAACATCTTCCAGTAATAACAATCAATGCAATCAAATTCCAACCGGTTATTAAAGATCCAAGCATGTCGATGTGCAGCTAAATCACTTGTGATCTCCTCTAGGTGTAAGGTTTGTTTTAGATACTTTGATTTGTGTTTAACCTAGATTTTTATGATTGAATTTCGTTAACCTCTTAAGTTTTGATCGAATTCAATTGTGCCTTTTACATTTAAATGATTTGGTTTTGTTTGAACAATAAATTGTTAAGCATTTGATTCTGATTTGTTTATTGGTTTATGTTTCCATATAACTAAATTGGCGATTGTGTGAATAAAACCTATTAAGTTTGGTTCCATATCCATTACTTGATTAACATATACATGGTCACCCTTAATGACTTCCCACTAAATTAACTAGATCAGTTGCGTTTTCCAAACCTGAAACCTAGAGTGAAAtatgtcgcagcccccgacccctacctGGGAGCGGGTGTCGCGAGATCAGAtcaagtggtatcggtgtttattaatttggcagcggaatttaagcatcaggaccgtagttaggaaatattatcAGAGTTTAAAACACCAAGCTTTTATAAtagataaatgggataaaacccaagtttcatacatgatacatttatagagataaaccctaattattcaAAACAtaaactcctttttatttaggtaacttttataaccacttctttaagccttcagGCTCTCCAGTtggcttctattagcttcacattaagttacctgaaacgcgttttaaaaagattttatcagcaagaaatactggcgagtgcaacCCAGTTAAATCAAAAACAGCTTTTAtaattttacagtattgagagcaattataatgtttatatctaccaatatACGCATTCAGTATTTGTTATTTTCACCGTTCCACGGTTCCATAACTGTGGTCAtcttactcattggctaacttgttgtccaatagtaacggattacaagtagtgtatacaaaaccccacataccggcaacaattgtagaatacatagactcaataaTTGTTAAGTATAattgaaaacatttgaggttttggtaaaacagtttggtagaaaaagagaatgactcacaaaaaGGGTTTACAAAAAGAGAATGTACTTGTAAACTTAGATAATACTATAGTTTCCTGAtgattctcctggttattatctattaaaattaaacaatgcccacgtgttagtaagataacccaaatcacattagccatacaacacgagaTAGAACTCCAACAAACTGAGTCAGgaagagccttgacatgcgttatggagccctagatcaatcgggtagggtaacaaatacgtgatcaggggttatgatacttacaatgaggcagagcttcgcaTTTTAGGGGTATTATTCCCAAGTATTTTCGCCTATTAgagatttgagagagaaagaaaaacTGAACAAGAAACAAATGAGGTCTAAAGCCCCTTTTATAGGCTAGTCAAAGGGCGACTCGCGCCCTGCGAGCCCTTTCTGTCTctccctcgcggcccgcgagggaccTAGGATAGGCCCTAGCTTTGGAGAGTCACCTATATAGCTTTGACAAGTATTGAGACACTTGGCCGCATGCGGTGTCGCCAGCCGTTACACAGTCGCGCCCCGCGAATCCCCGGGGAGACCAAGTCGTGGCCCGCGAGCAACTAGTGttgtttgttttatttgatttttattaatataaatgTTATTTAGGTTCGTTTAAGAGTATAAGGGATAAAACTAGAGCGTTTTAgggtgttttaggagggttgttatatcctccccaccttgttttaaatctcgacctcgagatctactagaacaggtgtggatatttccatTGCATTTCTGACGCGAGCTCTCAAGTGTATTCTGGTTCTCTCTTAGAATCCCATTTCattttgaccagaactaatctcttgtgtttaagattcttgatctttctatcttcaatctgaatgggtttctctacaaacttaagtttctcatttacctctatgtcctgaaAAGGTACCACTAATGATTCGTCTGccaagcactttttgagattacacacatgaaacacatcatgtattcttgccatttcctctggcagttgtagttgataagttactggtcctattcttttgataatctcaaaaggtccaacatacctggggcttagctttactcttttaacgaatctgaccactcctttccatggagaaacttttaacaataccttatctccaacttgaaattctaacggttttcgtctattatcagcataactcttttgacgatctcgtgctgcttttagtctttccttgacttgaataatcttgtccgttgtttcgtgtacgatctctggtccagatagttgcttttctccaatctctgcccaacagactggagttcagcactttcgtccataaagtgcttcaaatggtgcagcattaatactacggtgatagctgttattgtaagaaaattctattaagtGTTGACcagatagaatgtggtttatactCATCCGAGTGAGAATACTCATGGGGTATAGGTTATTTAACGAAACTTTCTGATTTGGAAAGGTTTTCAAAACATTTGACCCATTACGACTAGTTTATACGGTTTAAGCTATTTTAACTAGTCGTGCGCGTAGAAACGGGTTCGGGTGGTCGAATGGGTCTATGGCGAGTCCGACATGTTTAAATACATTTTATGATGTTATACAAGTCTTCTTAAAGTCAGAATGGTTGCATAATAAAATCATTTTATTTCCTTTTACGCAAAAAAGGCATTTTTGCGTAATGGGTTCGGGTGGTCGAATGGGTCTATGGCGAGTCTGACATGTTTAAATACATTTTATGATGTTATACAAGTAATCTCAAAGTCGGAATGTAAGTTGCATATGcttaaaaacattttattttcttttatgcaaaaagggcatttttgaCTTTTTAAGGAATATATGTTTGACTCgtcgtttgacccgtttaaatGTGATGATCATGGGGTATAATTTCAAGGAATTATACCCTATGATATAATGATCACGAAGGAAAATTTATACAAACTTGACTTGACTAAAATGGTTAGAACCGAAAGTCTAACAAAATGTCAAACTGTTGACATTTCTTGACTTCCAGACTAAATTAAACTACTAAACTGAAATCGACCAAGGAAGAACACTTACTAGGATTGAAGAACACTTAAAACTTCAGAAAAGGAGGTTCCTTATGCAGAAGCAAGCTCCACTTAGTGTTTTAAGTGAGAAAGAAGAAGGGTGTGATGAACTTATGAGAAATTAGGCCTACTTATACTAATCTAGAGATCATGAGAGGAAGACAGGTGTCTCATGAGGAGTTAGGAAAGTGATTAGTTTCCTAACATGTGTCATAACAGAATCAAGTGTGGCAAGGGAGGTGCTAGGTATCAAGAATGTAGCCTAAGTTTGCTGCCAATAATTTATTTGTTGTTTGGGGACCCTTGCAGACCTCAAGGATCATCTGCACGCCATAATTTTTAAATACCCCTTGCGGACCGCAAGGGTTTATtgttacggtccgtaaggacctccgGAGAAGCTAAAACTTTACTTTTTGGCAGATTTAGCCCCTCAACTCCGAATCTATATTATTTCATGATTATTAACCCTTTTTAACATTATAATCTCTCCCCTTCAAAATATATGATTATATGGAGTTTTTTAGACTTGTGTCACGCTAGTATTCGATCTATAAATATCGGGGTGTTACAAGGGTCGTATACCACTGATCTCCAACAACCAGTGTTCCGCTGTGACAAGTGATGACCTATTCTTCGTTGCCACATCTTTAATTCATGACGAATGAGCATCAGAGGCTTGTTTCCCGATCTGGTATTGTGAAGATCACGAGTGATTGACATCTCTCTGAGTTCTATTGAAATTAATTGAGAAAACAGAGTATCAGAAACAATTAGTGATCTTATTGGTCTAATTCTTCTCAATGTCCTTTGATCACTCAATTAGTTATCAATTTGAGCTAGTTTATCTTCTGAATCAGGGTGAAGCCAATTAAGTGAAACAAGCTCTGAtgccaattgttggatctgagagAGTGTTTGtagtgttttttttataaaacaataaatCAATTAgaaattcaatcaaacaataaTAAACAAACATATCAATCTAACACAACTAGATTTGGGACTAATTGTAAAAAAGATTTCATTGAATTTAAATCAAAATGTAATTCAATCACAAGGTACAAAACATACTCTCCCTCACCAGGTGAACACTCTCTCACTCAGTTTTTATGCGCTTAAGctctaaatgttgactattacaAAGTACAATAAGAACTATTTTTAGGAGGAGTGAAGCGTTGGAGACGTCATCATGAAAGCAACTCTTAACAACTCATTAAATGATGTAACTGCCATCAGTTATAAAAAATGTTGGATAGCTACATTGTTACAAAATACTGATGCTTCTGATGTGAGATAGAGAGAACTGCTGGTTGAGAACCAACACTTCTGGAAATCTAGAACTTCTGGtctttgacttgttgacttgatCTTCTAGTCTTCAGTCTTAACTTTGGTTGACTAGAGTTTGACTTGTTAACTAGCACCTTTACAATCCAACACTTTGTTTTTTCTATTCTTTAATCTTGAAGACAGTAGTTTATGTTCCAGTAGTTTGGGCAGTTGTTTTGGGAAGCCTTAAGGGGGAAACTTCTAGTCTTGTGATTGCATTTTAACTTATTTCATCAGGCAGAGAAGATAGTTCCCTTGGGTTTTGGCTTTCATCATCAACAGATCTTGTAtaacataacaaaaaaaaatattaacataagAAAAAGTTATAacaatttataaatcatggggATAGTTAGTTTTTTTCATATGAGGATAAAATGTAACTACTAAcaaattatctataattttattAAATATGAGGAAATTAAAGTGCAATTAAGATAAGATGGTGGGTGTGGGCTTGGGGACATCATCGGGGCATTGATGTACCTCATTTCCCCATCAGGGAACACCCCCCCAGGGTCCGGATTTTGGTGAGCTCGGGGACTCACCCCCGTCTTCCTCAATGACACTCTTTGTTGAATTTAAAAAATGTATACCGTTGTACAACTGCTCtttaaaaaaatcaattatatttattttaaacagtaTCTAAAC from Helianthus annuus cultivar XRQ/B chromosome 10, HanXRQr2.0-SUNRISE, whole genome shotgun sequence harbors:
- the LOC118482600 gene encoding secreted RxLR effector protein 161-like; the protein is MFLASHTRPDISFSVNLLARYSSCPTKRHWNGVKQIFRYLQGTKDMGLYFTNQSKTGLVGFADAGYLSDPHTGRSQIGYLFTSGGTAISWRSVKQTITATSSNHAEILAIHEASRECIWLRTVIQNIRGSCGISSEDEGPAILHEDNAACIAQLKEGYIKGDRTKHILPKFFFTHDLQKNGDIIVQQIRSSENLADLFTKSLPTSTFKKLVHGIGMRRLKELKDHHQGEIIRTAVFFP